The Acidobacteriota bacterium sequence CGTCCGGAGCGATGCGGAAGGCGGGCGCGTGGTGCGGGTGCACCGCACCCGACTCCTCGTCGCGCATCCCGAGCAGGCAAAAGACCCCCGGCCGCCGCTCGAGGTAGAAGGCGAAGTCCTCGCTCGCCATCGTGGGGGGGCCCGTCGCGACCTTCTCGCCGAAGACCGGCCGCAGCGCCTCCCGCACCCTCGCCGCGCAGCGCGGATCGTTGACGGTGGGCGGGTACCCGCCCGCGAATCCGATCTCGACCCGGACATTGCGCGCTCGCGCGATCGCTTCGGCCGTCTCGACGATCCTCCGGCGGAGCCGCTCCCGGGTCTCCGCATCCGGCGCCCGGAACGTTCCGCTGAGCTCGGCCGCTTCCGGGAGCACGTTCGGCGCCGTGCCCGCGTGGATCGATCCGACGGAGACGACCGCCGGCGCCAGGGGATCGACGTCACGGGCACAGACCGCCTGCAGCGCGACGACGATCTGGGAAGCGGCGAGGACGGCGTCGCGAGCGGCGTGCGGCACGGCCGCATGCCCCCCCTTTCCGATGACCCGGATCCGGAACTCGTCGGAAGAGGCCATCACGAACCGGTCTGGGACGACCACGGTTCCCAGCGGGTAATAGCTCCAGAGGTGAAGCCCGAGGACGTAGTCGACCCCTTCGGCGTCGAGGAGCCCCTCCTCGCACAGCCGCTGCGCCCCGCTCGGGCCTCCCTGGCCCGCCTCCTCCGCCGGCTGGAACAGGAACAGGATCCGGCCCGGCAGCTCTTCCCGCACCGCCGTCAGGCGCTCGGCCAGTGTGAGCACGATCGCCATGTGGCCGTCGTGGCCGCAGGCATGCATCCGTCCCGGGATCCCGGATCGCGGATCGTGATCGGGCGCCTCGTGGATCGGCAAGCCGTCCATGTCGGCGCGGACGAGCACCGTGGGGCCGGGCCCCCCCTCGAGCGACGCCACCACACCGGTTCCGCCCACACCGGTCCTGGGGACCAGACCGGCGGCCTCGAGGGCACGAGCGAGGTAGCGGGCCGTCCGGTGCTCCTCGTAGGCGAGCTCCGGGATCGCGTGCAAGGCCCGCTGGTGCTGCAACAGGCGTTCGGCGAGCGCGCCCCGCCCCCCCGACCGAACCGCGGCGGCGAGTCGCCCGGCCAGGATCTCCGAGTCCGCCATCGTGGCCCTCCGCCGCCCGTGTCCGCGGCAGCTCGATCATAAGCGAGGGGAACCCCCGGGGCGCCTTCCCCGCTTCTCCCACGGTGGAGCGAGGTGCCCCTCGGCGGTGGGTCCTGCCGCTCCCGGCCCGTCGAAACGCTGGAACGGGACCGCACCGGCCCCCGAGGTCCTCGCGGCGGGTCCCAGACCGAGTGAGGTGCTCCCGCAACGGTGCCTTTTATCGCGTGCAACTCCCCGAAATCCGGAACGTCATGGCACCGGACCGCTCGCATCGTGCGAAACCGCGGCGAAGCGCGGCCTTGCATCGACGTGGACAGCGCAGCGCACCGTCGAGGGTTCCCCCTCCGCGAGATGCACCCCGGTGGCGCGTCTTCGCATCCGAGGTGCCGAGCGCTCGGGGGTCGCGATCTGCGATGGCGCGATGCCCTCGAGATCGGCTCGAGCTGTTTTCCTCTCACCGGCTCGCGCGGCGATTCGCACCACCGTTGGCGCTGATCGGGCTCTTCGACGGGTGCGCCCCGAACGATAGGAAGCGCCGCCCGACTCGATGAAGGCGAGGTGCATCCGCGACGGCGCGTATCCCGCTGCCACTCGCCGTCGTCGCCGGGCTTGCTCTCCCCGGCCGGTCGTCGCCGGCCGGCGCGACCCGATCTTCGTTCTTTTCGCCGGGTTGGGCCCGGAATCGCACCGTGGGGATAGCACCCGATGAAAGGGGGGCGCTTCGGCCCGACTCCGCCGCAGGCGTGCCGCTCGAAACCGGAACCACCGAACCCCCAACGACGTCGAGGGGAATGCACACCATTGGGGATGCGCCCCCGCCTCTTCGAACGGGACGACGGGGAAGAAACGCCCGCGATCTTCTCGGGAACTCAGGAGGCGGGACCGCCGGCCTTTCGGACCAGGCACGAGGCCCCGGCCAGAGCCGATCGGAAACGCTCCTCCGCCGCTCGATCGTCCCGAGCCGTCCGAGCCAGGTTCTCCAGCGCCGCGAGCCAGGCTCGCAGCCGGCGCTCCGCATCCGTGTCGGGAGACCGCTCGCGACGCAGCTTCTCCCACAGCCGGTCGATCGCAGCCCGGCGCCCTTCGGCCGGAAGATCCGGGGGAAGCGCCCGGGCGATCCGGGCCAGCCAGGAAGCCAGCCACTCGCCGGTGTCTCCGCGCTCCGAGAGCGATTCCGCGATCGCCGCCAGCGCCCCCGTCCCTTCCGCGGACGGCTCCAGGTCCGCCAGACACGGTGGAACCGCTGGGGGCTGCTCCGCGGAGGCCGGCTCGCCCTCGGGGGCGGGAGGCCGGGGGGGCTCGGTCCAGACGAGGGCGCCGTCGAGTTCTCCGCGTGCCGTCAGCGGCCGGAAGCGGGCCCGGTACTCCCGGCCCGCGGACCCGGACGGGACCTCGAAGTCCAGCTCCAGTGGGGAGGCGCCGACGCGCTTGCCCAGCGCACGGCCCTCCGGGTCGTACAGCCACAGCCCGGCGAGACCGCGCCCTCGCCACTCGGCGCGGACCCGCCAGCGACCGGGGCGGCCGGGGGTCAGCCGGGCCGAAACTGCGTGCGCCTGGCCGGCGGGGTATGCCAGGGGGAACCGATGCTCGGCGGCGGCGGCACCGGGACTCCACCCGGCGAGAGCGGCGATCAGCCCCGCGGTGGCCGCCGCAAGGCGACGTCGACGCGTTCCTGCACGCCCTTGGGCGGATCCACGGCCTTGCCGGCGGCCATTCCGATCCGCTTCACGAAGACGACCGCGCGGCCAGCGGCCTTGCGGGTCGCACGGTAGTCGATCTCGCGGCGGAACCACTCGCGCTCGGCGGCCGGGGTTCGGGGATCGCGGCGCGTATCGCGCTCCCACGCCCCCTCCCAGATCTTGCGCGGCTGCCGCAGCTGCTCGGTGGCGTAGATCTCGGCCCAACGGTCGATCCGCTTGGGGGAGAGAGACCGGTCCCAGGTGAGGATCAGCTCCTGGCGGCCGTCGCCGTCGAGGTCCACGACGGTGAGTTCGCCGTCGTGCGCCGGCCGCCCGGTTTCCGACATGACGTGTCGGCTCCACAGGAGCGCTCCCCTCCGGTCCCCTTCGTCCGGCGCCGTGATGCCCACGACGACCTCCGAGGCGCGGGCCGGATCCTGTTCGCCCGTCATCGCGTTGACCAGGATCAGCCCTTCCGGGCGGCCGTCACGGTCAAGATCGGCCGTGGTCCTGGTGACCGTCAACTGGGCTTCGCGCGGAATGTCGCGCGGATCCTCCGGCAGTCCGGCGCTTCCCTTCCCGGCGAGCGCAAGGCTCACGAGAAGCACCGCGGCCAGGGCGAACACGGACGCTCTCTCCATGGCCTGCTCCTTCATGTCCCGGGACATGCTCCGGCGACGGTCCGGAAAAGCGAGGCGCGCTCAGCGCCGCTCGGCGCGGCCGCCGCACTCGGGCTGGCGCGGCGGCCCGAGACCCTCCGACGGCTCGGGCGACCGATCATAGACTCCCGCCGTCCTGCGCGGCCACCTCGACGGTCACCGGCACTTCGACGGGCGGGAGCTTCTTTTTCCCGACGGCGACGCGGACGATCAGTTTCCCGGTGTGCCGGCCGGGCGGAGCGGACGGGTCGACGACGATCTCCGCGCGCTGCACCGGCGCCGGATCCCCGCTTCCCCCTCGCACCCTGATCCCCGGCAGTTCTCCCTCGAGCTTCAAGGCGGCGATCCGAAAACGCCGGTGCCCGTTGTGCCGGAGGATCACCACCGCGGGGCGGGGCGCCTCTCCCGGGGTGACCCGGAGCGACACCGCCTTGGGGCTGGCCTCGACGGCGGGGCGGACCTGGATGCGGAGCGGGATGGACAGATCCCGTTGCTCCGGGTGGTCGGTCCGGATGTGGAGGCGCCCCGTCTCCGACCGGGGCTCCCGGGTCGAGGCGAGCCGAATCCTGACCTTCCAGTCGCCGGCGTGCGCCGCCGGAAGCCGACCCTCCGCCGGTTGGTCCTCCTCGACCGGAACCGCCTCCGCTTCCACGCCGGGCCGGCTGGCTTCCACCGCTTCCACGCGCAGAGGCGCTCCGTCCCCCCGGCGCAGCAGGAGCGAGGCCTCCGCCTTCTCCCCCTGGACGGCCACCAGGTTGACCGTCGGGGCCGGGTAGACGGCTACCGCCGGACGCGCCTCGAAGGAAAGGCGGAGCGTCACGTTCGGTCGAACCGGGTCGTCGGTCTGGACGGAGATCGTCTTCGTCCGGCGCCCCTGCTGACCCTTCGTGTGGACCTTGGCGACGACCTTTCCCTGCCCACCGGGCGGGATGACCGAGTCGAACTCGGCCACCGAGCAGCCTCAGCTCGGTTTCGCTCGCAGCACGTGGAGGGGGGCGTCACCCTCGTTCCGAAGGACGAAGGTCGCCACCGCATCCTCGCCCGCGCGCACCGCCCCGATGTCGATGCTCTCCTTCTCGACGACGAGACGCGGAGCTTTCCCCTCCGCGGCCGGCGGCGCCGCAACCGCCAGCGCCGCCGGAATCGCTACGAGGGCCGTCAGCCACGCACGCGCGGCGGGGATCGGCATCGTCATCTCCTCCCGGGACCGGGATGCGTCCCGGCGCATTCTACCTCGGCCGGTGCGCGCGGCCCTCTTCGCCGAGGAGCATCCGGATGAACAGCTCCAGGTACCCCGGGTCGAAGCGGCCCGACATCTCCCGGCTCATCTTCCAGAGGGCCTGGAACCCGGTCAGCGGAACCCAGCCCGGCCGCGCGGAGGTCAGCTCGTCGTAGGTGTCGGCGATGGCCACCATCCGGGCCACGGGGTGGATGATCCCGCCCTTGAGCCCGCGCGGGTAACCCGAGCCGTCGTAACGCTCGTGGTGGGCCCGGCACACCTCGAGGCAGAGCCCGTCGTTCCAACCGGCTTCTTCCAGGATCCGGGCCCCCGCCTCCGGATGGTCCCGAAGTGCGTCGGGTGCACCCGGAGGCCGCTCCTCGCCGGCGGCCGCCATTCCGATGTCGTGCACGAGGGCTGCGCGGCCGATCGCGGCGAGCTGGACCGGATCCTCGATGCCACCGGCGCGCGCCAGGGCCACGGTGTACACGGCGGTGTTGGTCGAGTGGCTGATCGTCTCGTAGTCGAGCCGGAACATCGAGACGAGGCGCCGGAGCGCATCGCGCTCGGCCAGCAAGAGGTGGCCGGTGCTCTTCGCCAAGTCGTGCATCGACTCGGGAAGCCCCGGGACGGATGGGTCGATGAACGCGTGCTGGAGAAGCTCGCGTGAGGTGTCGAGAACGATGCGGCACCGGCGCCGGAGGGGGCGCTTCGGGTCGGTGACCGCGGCGAGCTCCTTCTGGATCTCTTCGCGGGGCCGGAGCGGCGGCGCGGCCGGCGCCGCGGAGTGCTCCTGCACGTAAGCTTCGTAGTCCGGCCGCTGGGCTTCCGGCACGAGGAGGGCCTCGCTGCCGCTGCGCTCGAGCCGGGCCCGGTGCTCTTCGGTGAAGGAAAGGCGGCGCGCCCGGAACAGGACCGGTTCCTGAGATCCATGCTGGATGTACAGGTCGAACCCGAGAATCGTGTCGGCCTTGAGCTGGTCGAGCGGGATCCGGAAGAAGCCGGTCTTGACCGCGGCATCGGGCATGCCTGCCTCGTTCGGGGTCGAGACCGCCCCACCGGCCCGGGATCGACCCCGGCACCGATCTCCCCCGGCGGGCTCTTCGGCCCACCAGGAAGCAGGCTTGAGGCCGGCCCCGGCCCCGGCCCGGCGGGGCGGACGCTCGCCGGGGCGAGATCGCCCCGGGGACTCGCGCGAACAGTGCGATGACGGCGGTCGGTGGCCGGCACCGGGGCCGCCGGGGCGCCCCGAGAGGGAGGTGAGCCCTCGAGGCGCGAGTCGCTGCGCAACCCGACGGAAAAGAAGGACTTGCCCGAGATGGCGCCGCCCGGGGCCTTCCGGCCGCCGCAACCCGGGAGCGCTCGACGAGTCGGAGGTGCTCCCTCGACGGTGCGAAACGCCAGGCAACTTGATGGAAAACAGACAGTTCGGCCCGATCCTCGGGCATCGGTCCATTCGACAGCGGAAGCTCCGATCGTCCGAAGGCTTCGGCGGGACGACGCACCCTTGCGGATGCACTTCACGACGCATCGGATCGCGCACCTTCGGGGTGCCGCCCGCCGACGGCGGCGCTCCTCCCCGCGCGCGCTGACCGGTGCGAGGGCCCGCCCCTTTCCCGAGCGGCGGAGGGCGCCCCCGCCCGGACCGCTGCCGGCGCGGCGCTCGCGCGGGCTTCGCTCCGGGGCCGCTGGGTCCCGGCCCGCCGTCGCCGGCGTTCCGACGGGCGCCAGGCCGGGGCCGTCGAGGGACAAGCGGAGGGCCAGCCGGCCGCTTCGAGGATCGAGCTGGCGGAGGGGGTGGGATTCGAACCCACGGTGGGCGCGAGGCCCACGGCGGTTTTCAAGACCGCTGCCTTAAACCGCTCGGCCACCCCTCCGCGCGCGCATTCTAGCGGGAGGGGCCGGCCGTCAGGGTACCGGTTCGAGGCGCCCGCTGGCCGTTTCGCCGGCGGGTTCCGAGGCGGCCGAACCGGCGATCTGCGCCGCCAGGTCGTCGATCACGCGGGCCGCGGGTGAATGCGGCGCGTGGGCCAGAAGAGGCGTCAGCGCAGCGAACGCCTCGGCCGCGGCGGGGTCCTCGGGGATCTTGGCGATGAGCGGCAGGTGACAGCCGCCGGGAAGCTCCGATTCGATCCGTTCGGCGAGTTCCTCGGCGAACCTCTCGCTGTTCGGACCGCAGCGGTTGAGCAGGACACCTTGCCGGAACGGACCGCCGCCGCGCTCCTCGGCGCTACGGAGCGCACTCATGTCCCTGACGAGGTCGTCGAGGGAGGTGTACACCCGGGGCCGCCGTGGCGCAGCCGCCGCCGGCCGCCGTGCCACCCGGCGGAGCCGGCTCAGCCGCAGATAGCGCACCACGTCATCGATGGGCCCGGCGTCCTCGGCAGCCACCACCCAGCCTTCGTCCCCCGCGCAGAACAGGTCCAGCATCGCCTGAGAAGTCCCCGCGGCGAGATCGACGATCGCGATGTCGACCGGCAGCGCGGCGATGTCCTCCGCCAGGCCCTCGACCTCCTCGGCCTGCAGGCCGCGCACGGTCTCCCCCGCTCCGGGTACCAGAAACAGCCGGCCGGTGTCACCCACCGGGTGCATGATCTCCTCGAGGCTGCGCGCACCTCCCCGCAGCAGATCGAGCAGTCCGTGCGGGGGGCGAAAAAGACCGAGCAGGAGGTGCAGGTCGGAAGCGGCGAGATCGAGGTCGACGAGGCAAACGCGGACGCCGCGCCGCGCGAGCGCCGTTCCGAGATTGGCGGCGAGGAAGGACTTCCCGGTCCCCGGTCGTCCCGACCCCAGCGCGAGCACACGCATCGCCGTTCCTCTTCCCGCCCCGCCCCTCCGCTGCGGCGACCGGCGCCGCGGACGGCGGGCGCACCCTTCAGCGGGAAGATC is a genomic window containing:
- a CDS encoding DUF1573 domain-containing protein, yielding MRRDASRSREEMTMPIPAARAWLTALVAIPAALAVAAPPAAEGKAPRLVVEKESIDIGAVRAGEDAVATFVLRNEGDAPLHVLRAKPS
- a CDS encoding amidohydrolase, with the protein product MADSEILAGRLAAAVRSGGRGALAERLLQHQRALHAIPELAYEEHRTARYLARALEAAGLVPRTGVGGTGVVASLEGGPGPTVLVRADMDGLPIHEAPDHDPRSGIPGRMHACGHDGHMAIVLTLAERLTAVREELPGRILFLFQPAEEAGQGGPSGAQRLCEEGLLDAEGVDYVLGLHLWSYYPLGTVVVPDRFVMASSDEFRIRVIGKGGHAAVPHAARDAVLAASQIVVALQAVCARDVDPLAPAVVSVGSIHAGTAPNVLPEAAELSGTFRAPDAETRERLRRRIVETAEAIARARNVRVEIGFAGGYPPTVNDPRCAARVREALRPVFGEKVATGPPTMASEDFAFYLERRPGVFCLLGMRDEESGAVHPHHAPAFRIAPDALPLGLEVLLRGAAALLSG
- a CDS encoding HD domain-containing protein, producing MRDPMRREVHPQGCVVPPKPSDDRSFRCRMDRCPRIGPNCLFSIKLPGVSHRRGSTSDSSSAPGLRRPEGPGRRHLGQVLLFRRVAQRLAPRGLTSLSGRPGGPGAGHRPPSSHCSRESPGRSRPGERPPRRAGAGAGLKPASWWAEEPAGGDRCRGRSRAGGAVSTPNEAGMPDAAVKTGFFRIPLDQLKADTILGFDLYIQHGSQEPVLFRARRLSFTEEHRARLERSGSEALLVPEAQRPDYEAYVQEHSAAPAAPPLRPREEIQKELAAVTDPKRPLRRRCRIVLDTSRELLQHAFIDPSVPGLPESMHDLAKSTGHLLLAERDALRRLVSMFRLDYETISHSTNTAVYTVALARAGGIEDPVQLAAIGRAALVHDIGMAAAGEERPPGAPDALRDHPEAGARILEEAGWNDGLCLEVCRAHHERYDGSGYPRGLKGGIIHPVARMVAIADTYDELTSARPGWVPLTGFQALWKMSREMSGRFDPGYLELFIRMLLGEEGRAHRPR